Proteins encoded in a region of the Agromyces protaetiae genome:
- a CDS encoding low temperature requirement protein A, with product MNEGTALGHGLRRMTGRDPRESHRAATPLELLFDLTFVVAFSQAGTQTAHLLEVGHIGPAIGAFAFSVFAICWAWINYSWLASAFGNDDVFFRLATLVQMVGVLVLALGLPPLFHSLDEGEHLDNGIVIAGYVIMRVSTVALWLRVARHDPALRRTALAYATLIGVAQLGWIVQIFVNPPLGVTLVITTTLSLFELATPLFAEYRFGFTPWHPHHIAERYGLLVIITLGEIVLGTILAISAVVEEQGWTFETGLVAFGGTALAFGLWWVYFTVPSGDVLARHPRRGFVWGYGHIVLFAALAGTGAGLHVAAFVIEGVAHLGDTAALVTVVAPVAVFLAALFTLTSLLVLRFDIVDLGLFVGALVVLAAAVLAVAAGASMGVGIVVAALAPVVVIVGFETVGRRRREAMLERALA from the coding sequence ATGAACGAGGGCACCGCACTCGGTCACGGCCTGCGCCGCATGACCGGTCGCGATCCGCGCGAATCGCACCGAGCCGCGACCCCGCTCGAGCTCCTCTTCGATCTCACGTTCGTGGTCGCGTTCAGCCAGGCCGGCACCCAGACCGCGCACCTGCTCGAGGTCGGTCACATCGGTCCCGCGATCGGCGCGTTCGCCTTCTCCGTCTTCGCGATCTGCTGGGCCTGGATCAATTACTCCTGGCTCGCCTCCGCCTTCGGCAACGACGATGTGTTCTTCCGGTTGGCGACGCTCGTGCAGATGGTCGGCGTGCTCGTCCTCGCGCTCGGACTGCCGCCGCTCTTCCACTCGCTCGATGAGGGCGAGCACCTCGACAACGGGATCGTGATCGCCGGATACGTGATCATGCGCGTGTCGACGGTCGCGCTGTGGCTGCGCGTCGCACGACACGATCCGGCGCTGCGGCGGACCGCGCTCGCCTATGCCACCCTCATCGGCGTCGCCCAGCTCGGCTGGATCGTGCAGATCTTCGTCAACCCTCCGCTCGGCGTCACGCTCGTCATCACGACGACGCTCTCGCTCTTCGAGCTCGCGACGCCGCTGTTCGCCGAGTACCGGTTCGGCTTCACCCCGTGGCATCCGCACCACATCGCCGAACGCTACGGCCTCCTCGTCATCATCACCCTCGGCGAGATCGTGCTCGGTACGATCCTCGCCATCTCGGCGGTCGTCGAGGAACAGGGCTGGACGTTCGAGACGGGTCTCGTCGCGTTCGGCGGGACGGCGCTCGCGTTCGGGTTGTGGTGGGTGTACTTCACGGTGCCGTCGGGCGACGTGCTCGCGCGCCATCCCCGTCGCGGCTTCGTGTGGGGGTACGGGCACATCGTGCTCTTCGCCGCGCTCGCCGGGACCGGCGCCGGACTGCACGTGGCCGCGTTCGTGATCGAGGGCGTCGCGCACCTCGGCGACACCGCGGCGCTCGTGACCGTCGTAGCGCCGGTCGCGGTGTTCCTTGCGGCGCTGTTCACCCTGACCTCGCTGCTGGTGCTGCGGTTCGACATCGTGGACCTCGGGCTGTTCGTTGGCGCGTTGGTCGTGCTCGCGGCCGCCGTGCTCGCGGTCGCGGCGGGCGCGAGTATGGGGGTCGGCATCGTGGTCGCCGCGCTCGCGCCCGTCGTGGTGATCGTCGGGTTCGAGACCGTGGGCCGGCGGCGACGGGAGGCCATGCTGGAGCGTGCGCTCGCATAA
- a CDS encoding YihY/virulence factor BrkB family protein, with amino-acid sequence MAETRHGEASAGKRDRKVGAPDPDDARKPDSPPQLTKRSWMYVAKKSFREFIDDQCTDSAAALTYFGVLALFPGLLAFASLLALVGQGGRAIDALLDLLGQVAPAETVDTIREPLEQFSSSPAAGLGFFTGLIIAIWSASGYVGAFSRAMNRIYEIEEGRPFYKLRPVQLLVTVIALILLVLIAVLLVISGPVTDAIGSALGLGEAFTLVWEVAKWPVLALAVVAIIAILYHATPNAKQPKFRWISVGALIAIVVLIIASAGFALYVANFSNYDRTYGSFAGVIVFLLWLWIANCALLFGAEFEAELERGRELQAGIAAEEQIQLPPRDTKKIDKAAEQEREDIEQGRRIREEHADNSQKRGSSSDTKS; translated from the coding sequence ATGGCCGAGACACGGCACGGCGAGGCATCCGCTGGGAAGCGGGACCGGAAGGTGGGCGCACCCGACCCCGACGACGCGCGGAAGCCCGACAGTCCGCCGCAGCTCACCAAGCGGTCCTGGATGTACGTCGCCAAGAAGAGCTTTCGGGAGTTCATCGACGATCAGTGCACGGACTCGGCGGCCGCGCTCACCTATTTCGGTGTACTCGCTCTGTTCCCGGGGCTGCTCGCGTTCGCGTCGCTGCTCGCGCTCGTGGGCCAGGGCGGGCGTGCAATCGATGCGCTGCTCGACCTGCTCGGGCAGGTGGCACCGGCCGAGACCGTGGACACCATCCGCGAGCCGCTCGAGCAGTTCAGCTCGTCGCCCGCGGCCGGCCTCGGGTTCTTCACCGGACTCATCATCGCGATCTGGTCGGCGTCGGGGTACGTCGGTGCCTTCAGCCGCGCGATGAACCGCATCTACGAGATCGAGGAGGGCCGTCCGTTCTACAAGCTCCGGCCGGTGCAGCTCCTGGTGACGGTCATCGCCCTCATCCTGCTCGTGCTCATCGCGGTGCTCCTCGTCATCTCGGGTCCCGTGACGGATGCGATCGGCTCGGCGCTCGGCCTCGGCGAGGCGTTCACGCTCGTCTGGGAAGTGGCGAAGTGGCCGGTGCTCGCGCTCGCCGTCGTAGCGATCATCGCCATCCTGTACCACGCGACGCCCAACGCGAAGCAGCCGAAGTTCCGCTGGATCAGTGTGGGTGCGCTGATCGCGATCGTGGTGCTTATCATCGCGTCGGCCGGATTCGCGCTCTACGTCGCGAACTTCTCGAACTACGACCGCACCTACGGCTCGTTCGCCGGGGTCATCGTGTTCCTGCTGTGGCTCTGGATCGCGAACTGCGCCCTGCTGTTCGGCGCCGAGTTCGAGGCCGAGCTCGAGCGCGGGCGCGAGTTGCAAGCGGGGATCGCGGCTGAGGAGCAGATCCAGCTACCACCCCGTGATACGAAGAAGATCGACAAGGCCGCAGAGCAGGAACGCGAAGACATCGAGCAGGGCCGCCGGATCCGCGAGGAGCACGCCGATAACTCGCAGAAGCGGGGCTCATCATCCGATACGAAGTCGTGA
- a CDS encoding 1-deoxy-D-xylulose-5-phosphate reductoisomerase → MKRVIILGSTGSIGTQALDVIRANPRRFEVVGLAVGRNRDQLEAQAAEFGVDDVAVGVAEAEQLVRDVDADVVLNGITGSVGLGPTLATLERGITLALANKESLIVGGDLVTRLAQPGQIVPVDSEHSAIAQALRAGTDAEVRRLVLTASGGPFRGRRRDELTDVTPAEALAHPTWDMGLVVTTNSATLVNKGLEVIEAHLLFGVDYDRIEVVVHPQSIVHSMVEFIDGSTIAQASPPDMRLPISLGLDWPNRVGGVGRPLDWTRAQEWTFEPLDDAAFPAVALAKQVGRAGGEYPAVFNAANEEAVAAFHEGRVGFTGIVDTVRAVVEAHEATPGDLTTETLAAAEASARRAAQARIAAPA, encoded by the coding sequence GTGAAGCGCGTCATCATCCTCGGCTCGACCGGTTCAATCGGCACGCAGGCCCTCGACGTCATCAGGGCGAACCCACGGCGGTTCGAGGTCGTCGGCCTCGCGGTCGGCCGCAACCGCGACCAGCTCGAGGCCCAGGCTGCGGAGTTCGGGGTGGACGACGTCGCGGTCGGCGTGGCCGAGGCTGAACAGCTCGTGCGCGACGTCGACGCCGACGTCGTACTGAACGGCATCACGGGTTCGGTCGGGCTCGGCCCGACGCTCGCCACCCTCGAACGCGGCATCACGCTCGCACTCGCCAACAAGGAGTCGCTCATCGTCGGCGGCGATCTCGTGACCCGGCTCGCGCAGCCGGGGCAGATCGTGCCCGTCGACTCCGAGCATTCCGCGATCGCGCAGGCCCTGCGCGCCGGGACCGACGCCGAGGTGCGCCGTCTCGTGCTCACCGCGTCGGGCGGCCCGTTCCGAGGCCGGCGTCGCGACGAGCTCACGGACGTCACCCCGGCCGAGGCGCTCGCGCATCCCACCTGGGACATGGGCCTCGTCGTCACGACGAACTCGGCGACGCTCGTGAACAAAGGGCTCGAGGTGATCGAGGCGCACCTGCTCTTCGGCGTCGACTACGACCGGATCGAGGTCGTCGTGCACCCGCAGTCGATCGTGCACTCGATGGTCGAGTTCATCGACGGGTCCACGATCGCGCAAGCCTCGCCGCCCGACATGCGACTGCCGATCTCGCTCGGACTCGACTGGCCGAACCGGGTCGGCGGCGTGGGCCGCCCGCTCGATTGGACGCGCGCACAGGAGTGGACGTTCGAGCCCCTCGACGACGCCGCATTCCCCGCGGTCGCGCTGGCGAAGCAGGTCGGCCGGGCGGGCGGCGAGTACCCGGCGGTGTTCAACGCCGCGAACGAGGAGGCGGTCGCGGCCTTCCACGAGGGCCGGGTCGGCTTCACCGGCATCGTCGACACGGTCCGAGCCGTGGTCGAGGCGCACGAGGCCACGCCGGGCGACCTCACGACCGAGACGCTCGCGGCGGCCGAGGCATCCGCCCGCCGCGCCGCCCAGGCGCGGATCGCCGCACCGGCGTAG
- the ispG gene encoding flavodoxin-dependent (E)-4-hydroxy-3-methylbut-2-enyl-diphosphate synthase, with product MPKVPEVLAPRRKSRQIKVGKVLVGGDAPVSVQSMTTTPTTNINATLQQIAELTASGCDIVRVAVPSRDDAEALPIIAKKSQIPVIADIHFQPNYVFQAIDAGCAAVRVNPGNIRKFDDKVGEIAAAAKAAGVSLRIGVNAGSLDPRLLQKYGKATPEALVESAVWEASLFEEHDFHDFKISVKHNDPIVMVKAYRLLAERGDWPLHLGVTEAGPEFQGTIKSATAFGILLGEGIGDTIRVSLSAPPAQEVKVGLQILQSLNLRERKLEIVSCPSCGRAQVDVYKLANDVTDGLEGMTVPLRVAVMGCVVNGPGEAREADLGVASGNGKGQIFVKGEVIKTVPEAEIVETLIAEANRIADEMGADAPVGSPQVLTP from the coding sequence ATGCCCAAAGTCCCTGAGGTCCTGGCGCCCCGACGCAAGTCGCGCCAGATCAAGGTGGGCAAGGTGCTCGTCGGCGGTGACGCGCCGGTGAGCGTGCAGTCGATGACCACGACGCCCACGACGAACATCAATGCGACGTTGCAGCAGATCGCCGAGCTCACCGCCTCGGGCTGCGACATCGTGCGGGTGGCCGTGCCGAGCCGCGACGATGCCGAAGCGCTGCCGATCATCGCGAAGAAGAGCCAGATCCCGGTCATCGCCGACATCCACTTCCAGCCGAACTACGTGTTCCAGGCGATCGACGCGGGCTGCGCCGCGGTGCGCGTGAACCCGGGCAACATCCGGAAGTTCGACGACAAGGTGGGCGAGATCGCGGCGGCCGCGAAGGCCGCGGGCGTGAGCCTGCGGATCGGCGTCAACGCCGGCTCGCTCGACCCGCGCCTGCTGCAGAAGTACGGCAAGGCGACGCCCGAGGCGCTCGTCGAGTCGGCCGTCTGGGAGGCGAGCCTGTTCGAGGAGCACGACTTCCACGACTTCAAGATCTCGGTCAAGCACAACGACCCGATCGTCATGGTCAAGGCGTACCGGCTGCTCGCCGAGCGCGGCGACTGGCCGCTGCACCTCGGCGTGACCGAGGCGGGGCCCGAGTTCCAGGGCACCATCAAGAGCGCGACCGCGTTCGGGATCCTGCTCGGCGAGGGTATCGGCGACACCATCCGCGTCTCGCTCTCGGCGCCGCCCGCGCAGGAGGTGAAGGTCGGCCTGCAGATCCTGCAGTCGCTGAACCTGCGGGAGCGCAAGCTCGAGATCGTGTCGTGCCCGTCGTGCGGTCGCGCGCAGGTCGACGTCTACAAGCTCGCGAACGATGTGACCGACGGCCTCGAAGGCATGACCGTACCGCTGCGTGTCGCCGTCATGGGCTGTGTCGTGAACGGCCCCGGCGAGGCGCGCGAAGCGGACCTCGGCGTCGCGTCCGGCAACGGCAAGGGCCAGATCTTCGTCAAGGGCGAGGTCATCAAGACGGTGCCCGAGGCCGAGATCGTCGAGACTCTCATCGCTGAGGCGAACCGCATCGCCGATGAGATGGGTGCCGACGCGCCGGTCGGGAGCCCGCAGGTGCTCACCCCCTGA
- a CDS encoding acetyl-CoA C-acetyltransferase — protein sequence MPTTDVVIIAGARTPFARISGNLAARTAVELGTVAIRGAIERAGISPDDVDVVLMGQVLQAGAGQNPAKQAAVAAGIPWRVPATTVNKVCLSGLVAITDAARLIRLGEADVVIAGGQESMTNAPHLMPGSRRGYPYGSAELVDHAAHDGLTDAFDHDSMGASTERFNGRYGIERAEQDEIAAASHVRAGHAQAADLFADEIVAVEIPQRKGDPVVVDADQGVRPDSTVEVLAKLRPAFATDGTITAGNSSPLSDGAAAVVVASRAWAEERGLPWLARIGASGQVAGPDNSLHSQPSNAIAAALAREGLTAADLDLVEINEAFAAVSLQSMRDLDLSPDRVNVHGGAIALGHPIGASGARLALHAALELARRGEGRAAVALCGGGGQGEALLLSR from the coding sequence ATGCCCACCACCGATGTCGTCATCATCGCCGGTGCCCGCACCCCGTTCGCGCGGATCAGTGGCAATCTCGCCGCGCGCACGGCGGTCGAGCTCGGCACGGTCGCGATCCGCGGCGCCATCGAACGCGCCGGCATCTCCCCCGACGACGTCGACGTCGTGCTCATGGGCCAGGTGCTGCAGGCGGGCGCCGGCCAGAACCCGGCCAAGCAGGCGGCGGTCGCCGCTGGCATCCCGTGGCGGGTGCCCGCCACGACGGTCAACAAGGTGTGCCTCTCGGGGCTCGTCGCGATCACGGACGCCGCACGGCTGATCCGGCTCGGCGAGGCCGACGTCGTGATCGCCGGCGGTCAGGAGTCGATGACCAACGCTCCGCACCTCATGCCCGGCTCGCGACGCGGCTACCCGTACGGCTCGGCCGAGCTCGTCGATCATGCCGCACACGACGGCCTCACCGACGCCTTCGACCACGATTCCATGGGCGCGTCGACCGAACGGTTCAACGGGCGCTACGGCATCGAGCGCGCCGAACAGGACGAGATCGCGGCCGCCTCGCACGTTCGCGCCGGTCACGCGCAGGCCGCCGACCTGTTCGCCGACGAGATCGTCGCCGTCGAGATCCCCCAGCGCAAGGGCGACCCGGTCGTCGTCGACGCCGACCAGGGCGTCCGGCCCGACTCCACCGTCGAGGTGCTCGCGAAGCTCCGGCCCGCGTTCGCGACCGACGGCACGATCACGGCGGGCAACTCCTCACCGCTCTCCGACGGCGCCGCGGCGGTCGTCGTCGCGAGCCGCGCCTGGGCCGAGGAACGGGGTCTGCCGTGGCTCGCGCGCATCGGGGCATCCGGTCAGGTCGCCGGACCCGACAACTCGCTGCACTCCCAGCCGTCCAACGCGATCGCCGCGGCCCTCGCCCGCGAGGGCCTGACCGCCGCCGACCTCGATCTCGTCGAGATCAATGAGGCGTTCGCCGCCGTGTCGTTGCAGTCCATGCGGGACCTCGACCTCTCGCCCGACCGCGTGAACGTGCACGGCGGCGCGATCGCGCTCGGCCACCCGATCGGCGCCTCCGGCGCCCGGCTCGCGCTGCACGCCGCGCTCGAGCTCGCCCGCCGCGGCGAGGGGCGAGCGGCCGTGGCCCTGTGCGGCGGCGGCGGCCAGGGTGAGGCACTGCTGCTCTCGCGCTGA
- a CDS encoding lysophospholipid acyltransferase family protein has product MSEIKADAIPAEPGTAGPVYRIIRGILRPLVLLVYRPKIIGSDLVPKHGAVIFASNHLSFVDSIVIPLAAPRPVQFLAKSHYFTGRGLKGWVSRTFFGAIGAVSVERGAGSQAQEALDQGRRILEAGNAFALYPEGTRSLDGRLYRGRTGVAWLALTTGATVVPVGLVGTQEIQPVGSSRPRVRPVTVRFGAALDLQHHGPASSGRARRAATDEIMAAIHELTGQELAGVYNEAPPQGTLARIADRIAPHERV; this is encoded by the coding sequence GTGAGTGAGATCAAGGCGGATGCCATCCCCGCCGAACCGGGCACCGCCGGCCCGGTCTACCGCATCATCCGCGGGATCCTCCGGCCACTCGTGCTGCTCGTCTACCGTCCGAAGATCATCGGCTCCGACCTCGTCCCGAAGCACGGGGCCGTGATCTTCGCATCGAATCACCTGTCGTTCGTCGACAGCATCGTGATCCCGCTCGCCGCGCCACGTCCGGTGCAGTTCCTCGCCAAGTCCCACTACTTCACGGGCCGCGGGCTGAAGGGCTGGGTGTCGCGCACGTTCTTCGGTGCGATCGGGGCCGTGTCTGTCGAGCGCGGCGCAGGATCGCAGGCGCAGGAGGCGCTCGATCAGGGGCGGCGCATCCTCGAGGCGGGCAATGCGTTCGCCCTCTACCCGGAGGGCACCCGCTCGCTCGACGGCCGCCTCTACCGCGGCCGGACCGGCGTGGCCTGGCTTGCTCTGACCACCGGCGCGACCGTCGTCCCCGTCGGACTCGTCGGCACCCAGGAGATCCAGCCGGTCGGCTCGAGCCGGCCGCGCGTCCGGCCCGTGACCGTGCGGTTCGGTGCCGCACTCGACCTTCAGCACCACGGTCCGGCGTCGTCCGGGCGCGCGCGTCGCGCAGCCACCGATGAGATCATGGCGGCGATCCACGAGCTGACCGGCCAGGAGCTCGCGGGCGTGTACAACGAGGCGCCCCCGCAGGGCACGCTCGCCCGGATCGCCGACCGGATCGCTCCGCACGAGCGGGTCTGA
- a CDS encoding M50 family metallopeptidase, with product MESVLAFVIGVVVIALGIAISIALHEIGHLVPAKLFGVKVTQYMIGFGTTIWSWRRGETEYGIKALPLGGYIAMIGMFPPAKGEGVKEDSTGFFRGLVQDARDSSAESVAPGDEARAFYRLPVWKRIVVMFGGPFMNLVLGVVFFAILIMGIGMPQATTTVGAVSECALPATSQRQTCEPGDPAAPGAAAGVEPGDRIVSIDGAPVESWTQSTAIIREHPGDELALVVERDGAEVDLTVTPMVSERYALDADGEVMTDASGDPLTVDAGFVGIEAMIARVPQPVTAVLPAVGEQTAAVAGIIVNLPQRMIDVANAAFGPGERDPSGPLSMVGVGRAAGEVAATSELPVVDKAAFMIGILGAVNIALFVFNLIPLLPLDGGHIASALFEAVRRGFAKLFRRPDPGPVDLAKFMPVTFGVVILLGAMSALLIYADIVKPVNLF from the coding sequence GTGGAATCCGTGCTCGCCTTCGTGATCGGCGTCGTCGTCATCGCTCTCGGTATCGCGATCTCGATCGCCCTGCACGAGATCGGGCACCTGGTCCCCGCGAAGCTGTTCGGCGTCAAGGTCACGCAGTACATGATCGGCTTCGGCACGACGATCTGGTCGTGGCGCCGGGGCGAGACGGAGTACGGCATCAAGGCGCTGCCGCTCGGCGGCTACATCGCGATGATCGGCATGTTCCCGCCCGCCAAGGGCGAGGGCGTCAAAGAGGACAGCACCGGGTTCTTCCGCGGACTCGTGCAAGACGCGCGCGACTCGAGCGCGGAGTCGGTCGCACCGGGCGACGAGGCCCGGGCGTTCTACCGGCTCCCGGTCTGGAAGCGCATCGTCGTGATGTTCGGCGGGCCGTTCATGAACCTCGTGCTCGGTGTCGTGTTCTTCGCCATCCTCATCATGGGCATCGGCATGCCGCAGGCGACCACGACCGTCGGCGCGGTGTCCGAGTGCGCCCTGCCCGCGACGAGTCAGCGTCAGACCTGCGAGCCGGGCGACCCGGCCGCGCCCGGCGCGGCGGCGGGCGTCGAGCCCGGTGACCGCATCGTGTCGATCGACGGCGCCCCGGTCGAGTCATGGACGCAGTCGACCGCGATCATCCGCGAGCACCCCGGTGACGAGCTCGCGCTCGTCGTCGAACGCGACGGTGCCGAGGTCGACCTGACCGTCACCCCGATGGTCAGCGAGCGCTATGCGCTCGACGCCGACGGCGAGGTGATGACGGATGCCTCGGGCGATCCGCTCACGGTCGACGCGGGATTCGTGGGCATCGAGGCCATGATCGCGCGCGTGCCGCAACCGGTCACGGCCGTGCTGCCCGCGGTGGGCGAGCAGACCGCGGCCGTCGCCGGCATCATCGTCAACCTTCCGCAGCGAATGATCGATGTCGCGAACGCGGCCTTCGGGCCGGGAGAGCGAGACCCGAGCGGTCCGCTGAGCATGGTCGGCGTCGGCCGTGCCGCGGGCGAGGTCGCCGCGACATCCGAGCTGCCGGTCGTGGACAAGGCGGCGTTCATGATCGGCATCCTCGGGGCCGTGAACATCGCGCTGTTCGTCTTCAACCTCATCCCGCTCCTGCCGCTCGACGGCGGCCACATTGCGAGCGCGCTGTTCGAGGCGGTGCGCCGAGGGTTCGCGAAGCTGTTCCGCCGCCCCGACCCCGGCCCGGTCGACCTCGCGAAGTTCATGCCGGTCACGTTCGGCGTGGTCATCCTGCTCGGCGCGATGAGCGCGCTGCTCATCTACGCCGACATCGTGAAGCCGGTGAACCTGTTCTGA
- a CDS encoding SHOCT domain-containing protein, which produces MLTALTTSAPTALAAIAAAHAAGGPWAAGWGWLFFLIPLFWIALFALLFAFVGRRWRRAAWAADGSYGPPWARGAGPSAEQTLAERFAKGDIDEVEYRARLEVLRANRPNA; this is translated from the coding sequence ATGCTCACCGCACTGACCACCTCCGCCCCGACCGCCCTGGCCGCCATCGCCGCCGCGCATGCCGCGGGAGGCCCGTGGGCCGCCGGTTGGGGTTGGCTGTTCTTCCTGATCCCGCTGTTCTGGATCGCGCTGTTCGCGCTGCTGTTCGCGTTCGTCGGCCGCCGCTGGCGCCGCGCCGCGTGGGCCGCGGACGGATCCTACGGGCCGCCGTGGGCTCGCGGTGCCGGCCCCAGCGCCGAGCAGACGCTCGCCGAGCGGTTCGCGAAGGGCGACATCGACGAGGTCGAGTACCGCGCCCGCCTCGAGGTGCTCCGCGCGAACCGCCCGAACGCGTGA
- a CDS encoding response regulator transcription factor, whose translation MIRVALADDQHLVRAGFRALLDAEPDVEVVAEAGAGTELLERLRETPVDVVLMDIRMPDGDGLWATEQIAADPALAGVGVVVVTTFELDEYVARAVRAGASGFLVKDTEPEDLVRAVRAVAEGEGLLSPGVTRRLLDRLADGLREAPDTGVLDALTEREREVLRLVGLAHSNDEIARELVLSPLTAKTHVSRIMTKLGARDRVRLVVLAYETGLVAPGWH comes from the coding sequence GTGATCCGGGTCGCGCTCGCCGACGATCAGCACCTCGTGCGCGCAGGGTTCCGGGCGCTGCTCGACGCCGAGCCCGATGTCGAGGTCGTCGCCGAGGCGGGCGCCGGCACCGAGCTGCTCGAGCGCCTCCGTGAGACGCCGGTCGACGTCGTGCTCATGGACATCAGGATGCCCGACGGCGACGGGCTCTGGGCGACCGAGCAGATCGCCGCCGACCCGGCGCTCGCCGGGGTGGGCGTCGTGGTGGTGACCACGTTCGAGCTGGACGAGTACGTCGCGCGCGCGGTGCGCGCGGGCGCGAGCGGCTTCCTCGTGAAGGACACCGAGCCCGAAGACCTCGTACGCGCGGTGCGCGCGGTCGCCGAGGGCGAGGGGTTGCTGTCGCCCGGGGTCACCCGCCGGCTGCTCGACCGACTCGCAGACGGCCTCCGTGAGGCGCCGGACACGGGGGTGCTCGACGCGCTCACCGAGCGTGAGCGCGAGGTGCTGCGACTCGTGGGGCTGGCCCACTCGAACGACGAGATCGCGCGTGAGCTCGTGCTGAGCCCGCTCACGGCCAAGACCCACGTCTCGCGCATCATGACCAAGCTCGGCGCGCGCGACCGGGTGCGCCTCGTGGTGCTCGCGTACGAGACCGGGCTGGTCGCGCCGGGCTGGCACTAG
- a CDS encoding sensor histidine kinase: MSSGQQSRWGGRQGPPPGVVLVAPVLVSLAVQVPATVLISVWLAMPAVTVALQLALAVAGPLALLASRRWPGPTVAAVTVLALADLLLSPDVGPPYVALAFAVVLAVARGALIWTGVSLGVGWISALVLGSLAGLEWHPFRIALTTAALAICVSIGWFVRVRRARIAAYRVEALQRRQSAEQRERVRIARELHDVIGHALSQIHVQASVGLHLMDRDPEQARTALSTIKDSSKEALDEVRSVLGVIREGEAPLAPQAELAQVGRLVAGARAPGLALELDDRLTERPSRAVQFAAYRIAQEALTNLVRHAHATHGVVRLERDADALVLTVEDDGRGVAAEDAAAGTGVLGMRERAALLGGEVGLGERPGGGTRLIARLPWDHV, encoded by the coding sequence ATGTCGTCCGGCCAGCAGTCGCGGTGGGGCGGACGGCAGGGTCCGCCACCCGGGGTCGTGCTGGTCGCGCCGGTGCTCGTGAGCCTCGCCGTGCAGGTCCCGGCGACGGTCCTCATCTCGGTCTGGCTCGCGATGCCCGCGGTGACGGTCGCGCTTCAGCTCGCGCTCGCCGTGGCTGGGCCGCTCGCGCTGCTCGCCTCGCGTCGTTGGCCTGGCCCGACGGTCGCGGCCGTGACCGTGCTCGCACTCGCCGACCTGCTGCTCTCGCCCGACGTCGGCCCGCCGTATGTCGCGCTCGCGTTCGCGGTCGTGCTGGCCGTGGCCCGCGGAGCGCTGATCTGGACCGGGGTCTCGCTCGGGGTCGGCTGGATCTCCGCCCTCGTGCTCGGCAGCCTCGCGGGTCTGGAGTGGCATCCGTTCCGGATCGCGCTGACGACCGCCGCGCTCGCCATCTGCGTGAGCATCGGCTGGTTCGTGCGGGTCCGCCGCGCCCGCATCGCCGCGTACCGGGTCGAGGCGCTGCAACGCCGACAGAGCGCCGAGCAGCGGGAGCGCGTGCGCATCGCACGCGAGCTGCACGACGTGATCGGCCACGCGCTGTCGCAGATCCACGTGCAGGCGAGCGTCGGCCTGCACCTCATGGACCGGGACCCCGAGCAGGCGCGCACGGCGCTCTCCACCATCAAGGACTCCTCGAAGGAGGCGCTCGACGAGGTACGCAGCGTGCTCGGGGTGATCCGCGAGGGCGAGGCGCCGCTCGCACCGCAGGCCGAGCTCGCGCAGGTGGGGCGGCTTGTAGCTGGCGCCCGCGCTCCGGGACTCGCGCTCGAGCTCGACGACCGCCTCACCGAGCGTCCGTCGCGCGCGGTGCAGTTCGCCGCGTACCGCATCGCCCAGGAAGCGCTGACGAACCTCGTGCGCCACGCGCACGCGACGCACGGCGTCGTGCGCCTCGAACGTGACGCGGACGCGCTCGTGCTCACGGTCGAGGACGACGGTCGCGGGGTCGCCGCCGAGGACGCCGCGGCGGGCACCGGCGTGCTCGGCATGCGCGAACGCGCGGCACTCCTCGGCGGTGAGGTCGGGCTGGGCGAACGACCCGGCGGCGGTACGCGCCTCATCGCCCGGCTGCCATGGGACCACGTATGA